The Methanomicrobia archaeon DNA window CGGATTTAGGTGGTTTTTGTGTTGAAGATTTCATGAAGCTGCTGAGTGAGCGGGGTGTCAGCGTGATCAACTGGGATGTGGCAGAGCTCGAACAAGAGCTGAAACATGCAGATAGTTTCTGACGCTTCACCGCTGATTATTGTAAAGAAAAGCGAAGTGCTTCAGCTTTTAGAGAAGCTGTTCACGGAAGTATTAATAACGAAGAAGATTAGAGACGAGCTATTCATAAAAGAGCGTGCATTTTTTGAGAGTACAAAATTTCCGTGATGTCCTGCAAACAGTGACTTTTATATACGCCTGATCTAATAATTTACTCCATGGCAGGAGCAAATTCAAAAGACCAGATATGTTTGAATCCGGATTGTCCGGACTACCGAAAGAGAAACACGGGCACCATCATTAA harbors:
- a CDS encoding UPF0175 family protein; protein product: MKLKEVEIRVPEELRTEEVVLALAVELYREGRLTLKQAADLGGFCVEDFMKLLSERGVSVINWDVAELEQELKHADSF